A stretch of Tripterygium wilfordii isolate XIE 37 chromosome 11, ASM1340144v1, whole genome shotgun sequence DNA encodes these proteins:
- the LOC120009540 gene encoding squalene epoxidase 3-like, whose translation MVDHCLLGWILASVLGLFTLYFLVLKRTDDEKRAVLEARREGMESLNTTNGECRSSDGEDVDVIIVGAGVAGAALAHTLGKDGRRVRVIERDLTEPDRIVGELLQPGGYLKLIELGLEDCVEEIDAQRVFGYALFKDGKNTRLSYPLEKFHSDVSGRSFHNGRFIQRMRQKSASLPNVRLGQGTVTSLLEADGIIRGVQYKTKSGEELKAYAPLTIVCDGCFSNLRRSLCKPKVDVPSCFVGLILENCNLPHANHGHVILGDPSPILCYPISSTEVRCLVDVPGQKVPSISNGEMAKYLKTMVAPQLPPEVQDSFVAAVDKGNLRTMPNRSMPASPYHTPGALLMGDAFNMRHPLTGGGMTVALADIVVLRNLLRPLHDLNDAPTLCKYLESFYTLRKPVASTINTLAGALYKVFCASPDQARKEMREACFDYLSLGGVFAAGPVSLLSGLNPRPLSLVCHFFAVAVFGVGRLLLPFPSPKRIWIGARVITSASGIIFPIIKAEGVRQMFFPATVPAYYRAPPTK comes from the exons ATGGTGGATCACTGTTTGCTCGGCTGGATCCTGGCCTCGGTGCTCGGGCTCTTCACTTTGTATTTTTTGGTGTTGAAGCGGACGGATGACGAGAAGAGAGCGGTTTTGGAGGCGAGAAGAGAGGGCATGGAGAGTCTCAACACGACAAACGGAGAATGTAGATCTAGTGACGGCGAAGACGTCGACGTCATCATTGTAGGAGCTGGCGTCGCCGGAGCCGCTCTTGCTCACACTCTCGGCAAg GATGGACGTAGAGTACGTGTAATTGAAAGAGACTTGACAGAGCCTGACCGCATAGTTGGTGAATTGCTACAACCAGGGGGCTACCTCAAATTGATTGAGTTGGGACTTGAAG ATTGTGTTGAAGAAATTGATGCTCAACGAGTGTTTGGCTATGCCTTGTTTAAGGATGGGAAAAATACTCGACTTTCTTATCCCttggaaaagtttcattcaGACGTCTCAGGGAGAAGTTTTCACAATGGACGTTTCATACAGAGGATGCGACAGAAATCTGCATCGCTTCCAAA TGTACGATTGGGGCAAGGAACTGTTACTTCTCTGCTAGAAGCAGATGGGATAATTAGAGGTGTGCAGTACAAAACTAAAAGTGGGGAAGAACTTAAAGCATACGCTCCTCTGACCATTGTTTGTGATGGCTGTTTCTCAAACTTGCGACGCTCCCTCTGCAAACCAAAG GTTGATGTACCTTCttgttttgttggtttgattCTCGAGAATTGCAACCTTCCACATGCAAATCATGGACATGTTATCCTTGGAGATCCTTCCCCTATTTTGTGTTATCCTATCAGTAGTACTGAGGTTCGCTGTCTAGTTGATGTACCTGGTCAGAAGGTTCCCTCAATCTCAAACGGCGAAATGGCAAAGTATTTGAAGACCATGGTGGCTCCACAG CTTCCTCCTGAAGTCCAAGATTCCTTTGTGGCTGCTGTTGATAAGGGAAACCTTAGAACAATGCCAAACCGAAGCATGCCAGCTTCTCCCTATCATACTCCTGGAGCTTTGTTGATGGGGGATGCATTCAACATGCGCCACCCTCTAACAGGGGGAGGAATGACTGTGGCACTCGCTGATATTGTCGTGCTGCGGAATCTTCTGAGACCTTTGCATGACTTGAATGACGCACCTACCCTTTGCAAAtatcttgaatctttctacaCACTGCGTAAG CCCGTGGCATCCACAATCAACACACTGGCAGGTGCTTTATACAAGGTGTTTTGTGCCTCACCTGATCAAGCAAGAAAGGAAATGCGTGAGGCTTGCTTTGATTATCTGAGTCTTGGAGGGGTTTTCGCAGCAGGACCTGTCTCTTTGCTGTCGGGTTTAAACCCACGCCCCTTAAGTTTAGTTTGCCACTTCTTTGCTGTTGCTGTATTCGGTGTTGGACGTTTATTATTGCCATTCCCTTCACCTAAACGAATCTGGATCGGAGCTAGAGTGATCACG AGTGCATCAGGAATCATCTTCCCCATCATTAAGGCTGAAGGAGTAAGGCAAATGTTCTTTCCGGCAACGGTTCCAGCATACTATCGAGCTCCTCCCACCAAGTGA
- the LOC120008474 gene encoding uncharacterized protein LOC120008474 isoform X2, with protein MGSEDVNRRKDNPYPPPKGPQEKAEDTKLWGVFLFGLIGATATTFALSRSQAARKGGAGQSFRTSFQEETWKRNSRRMQEEYEEEMERVERIRRMQSVFNRERNKHKRGYESWRENGTGAYHQQSQRDDWYWKADTSFRDQAHRRTDYRQMPRESASYMLSHHYLVLGLDRTRKKPYSEAEIKTAFRAKAKEFHPDQNRDNTEAAEAKFKEVMMSYEAIKQERKDMKL; from the exons ATGGGAAGCGAAGATGTTAATCGAAGGAAGGATAATCCTTATCCACCTCCAAAAGGACCTCAAGAGAAAGCAGAAGATACGAAGCTTTGGGGAGTATTTCTCTTCGGCTTGATTGGTGCAACTGCCACCACCTTCGCT TTATCCAGGTCACAAGCAGCACGGAAAGGTGGAGCTGGCCAATCTTTCCGTACGTCTTTTCAAGAAGAAACCTGGAAAAGGAATAGTCGTCGAATGCAAGAGGAGtatgaagaagaaatggagaGAGTG GAACGTATAAGGCGTATGCAGAGTGTGTTCAATAGAGAGAGGAACAAACACAAAAGAGGCTATGAGAGCTGGAGGGAGAATGGTACAGGTGCATATCATCAACAGTCTCAACGGGACGATTGGTATTGGAAAGCAGATACGTCCTTTAGGGATCAGGCACATCGGAGGACTGATTACAGGCAAATGCCTAGAGAAAGTGCAAGCTATATGTTATCACATCATTACTTGGTTTTGGGGCTTGACAG GACCAGAAAGAAGCCTTACTCAGAAGCTGAGATCAAG ACAGCATTCAGGGCTAAGGCAAAGGAGTTCCATCCAGATCAGAACCGGGATAATACAG AGGCTGCCGAGGCAAAATTCAAAGAGGTGATGATGTCATATGAAGCTATCAAGCAAGAAAGAAAGGACATGAAGTTATGA
- the LOC120008474 gene encoding uncharacterized protein LOC120008474 isoform X1 gives MGSEDVNRRKDNPYPPPKGPQEKAEDTKLWGVFLFGLIGATATTFAVGRLQRTVHWFWTQLSRSQAARKGGAGQSFRTSFQEETWKRNSRRMQEEYEEEMERVERIRRMQSVFNRERNKHKRGYESWRENGTGAYHQQSQRDDWYWKADTSFRDQAHRRTDYRQMPRESASYMLSHHYLVLGLDRTRKKPYSEAEIKTAFRAKAKEFHPDQNRDNTEAAEAKFKEVMMSYEAIKQERKDMKL, from the exons ATGGGAAGCGAAGATGTTAATCGAAGGAAGGATAATCCTTATCCACCTCCAAAAGGACCTCAAGAGAAAGCAGAAGATACGAAGCTTTGGGGAGTATTTCTCTTCGGCTTGATTGGTGCAACTGCCACCACCTTCGCT GTTGGTCGACTGCAGAGGACTGTTCATTGGTTCTGGACCCAG TTATCCAGGTCACAAGCAGCACGGAAAGGTGGAGCTGGCCAATCTTTCCGTACGTCTTTTCAAGAAGAAACCTGGAAAAGGAATAGTCGTCGAATGCAAGAGGAGtatgaagaagaaatggagaGAGTG GAACGTATAAGGCGTATGCAGAGTGTGTTCAATAGAGAGAGGAACAAACACAAAAGAGGCTATGAGAGCTGGAGGGAGAATGGTACAGGTGCATATCATCAACAGTCTCAACGGGACGATTGGTATTGGAAAGCAGATACGTCCTTTAGGGATCAGGCACATCGGAGGACTGATTACAGGCAAATGCCTAGAGAAAGTGCAAGCTATATGTTATCACATCATTACTTGGTTTTGGGGCTTGACAG GACCAGAAAGAAGCCTTACTCAGAAGCTGAGATCAAG ACAGCATTCAGGGCTAAGGCAAAGGAGTTCCATCCAGATCAGAACCGGGATAATACAG AGGCTGCCGAGGCAAAATTCAAAGAGGTGATGATGTCATATGAAGCTATCAAGCAAGAAAGAAAGGACATGAAGTTATGA